The genomic interval GAACTACGAGGCCGTGCCCTGGACCGTGGGCAGGGACTTCACCGCGCCGACCTGCGCGGCCTGCCATGTCAGCCTGCTCGTGGACACCGAAGGCTCGATCGTGGCCAAGCGCACGCACCGCATGAACGACCGCCTGGCTTGGCGGCTGTTCGGGCTGGTCTACGCCCACCCTCACCCGCTCAAGCCTGATACGACCATCATCCGCAACGGCCAGGGCCTGCCCCTGCCCGCGGACCTGGACGGGAAATTCGCCGCCAACTTCCTGGCCGACGCAGCCGAGCGGGACCGCCGCGCCAAAGCCATGCAGCAGTCTTGCACGGCTTGCCATGACTCATCCTGGATCAAGGGCCACTGGGAGCATTTCGAGCATGCCGTGCGCGAAACCAACGAGAAGACCGCGCGCATCACGGACATCATGCAGGAGATATGGGCCAAGGGCTTGGCCCAAGGTCCGGGTAAAGGTCCAGGTCAGGGCGGCAATCTCTTTGACGAGTACCCGGAACGCATCTGGAGCGACGCCTGGCTGTTCTACGCCAACTCAATCCGTTATGCCGCGGCCATGGCCGGAGGTGGCGACTACGGGGTGTTCGAGAAGGGCCGCTACCACCTTTCGCGCTCGGCCAGCGAACTGCACGACTGGCTGGAGCTGCGTCAGCGGCTCACGAATGCAAAGGAGCCTTAAGGCATGCTGCAACGCTCCAGACTGCAGGCCTTTTGGTACAAGGTCGATTCCAGCTTCTGGTTTCGGCCGACGCTCATGGTGCTGGCTGCCATCGCCTTGGCCGTAACAACCCTCGCGCTCGACGACTTTCTCGAGGACAAGGTTCTCACACGCATCCCGCTCATCTACGGCGGCGGGCCAGAAGCGGCGCAGACCATCCTCTCGACCATCGGCTCGTCCATGGTCAACGTGGTGTCCGTGACCTTTTCCATCACCATCGTGGCTCTGTCCCTGGCCTCGACGCAGTTCGGCCCCCGGCTGCTCAACAATTTCATGCGCGACGAAAGCAACCAGTACGTGCTGGGCTTCTTCGTGGCCACATTCATCTACTGCCTGCTCATCATCCGCGCCATCCGCGTGGACGAAATATTCATTCCGCACCTGTCCGTGACCATCGGCATCATCCTGGCCATCACGGCCTTCTTCGTGCTCATCTACTTCATCCACCACATCGCCTCGTCCATAAAGGCCGAGACCCTCGTGCACATCGTGGACAAGGAACTGGTCAAGACCATCGAGCAGCTTTGTCCTAAGCCCATAGACGCTAGCACCGAAGAGCCCGAGCCGGTCCCCGACTTGCCAGAGGATTTCGAGGAAAACTCAGCAGTGGCTCCGGCCCTGGAGCACGGCTACCTGCAGGCCCTGGAGATCGACGGACTCGTCCGCTTGGCCAAGGAAAAGGATCTCATCTTCGTCCTGGCCTACAAGCCTGGGGAGTATATCGTGCAGGGAACGCCGCTCCTGCGCGCCTGGCCGCGCACGTCCCTGAACCGCGATGTGGTGAAGAACGTGAATGATCAGTTCGTCATCGGCAGCATGCGCACTCCATTCCAGGATCTGGAGTACGCCATCCATCAATTGGTGGAAATTGCTTTGCGCGCCCTGTCGCCCGGCATCAACGATACGTTCACGGCCCTGGGCTGCATCGACCGCCTCGGCTCGGCCCTGGCCCTGCTGGCGAGGCGGCGCATGCCCCACATCGCTCACCGCGACGACAGCGGCCGGTTGCGCGTAATCACGCACGCCAACACCTTCGCCGGGGCCATGAACGCGGCCTTCAACGCCATCCGCCAAAACAGCGCGCACAATGCAGCCGTGACCATCCGCATGCTCGAGGTGCTACAGGCCGTGGCCGTGTTCGTGCGGACCAGCGAACGAAAGGAGAGCGTTCGACGCCACGCCGACATGATCCTGCGCGCGGCCGAGCGCAACCTGCCCGAAGATGACGACCGTGCCGACGTACGCCGGCGTTATGACGAACTCCTGCAGATGTTGAAAAGACCAGGCATTAAAAAATCGGGTTCAGTTGATGCGTAGCGGCAAGGCTGACGTAAGGCAGGCAAGGACAAGATCTAAAATCATTTTCCTTAATGAAATGAGGGTACAGGGAAATCATTTCCCTGGCGGGAGAGAGTCTGAGAGAGGGCCGCGCCCTCTCTCAGTTCAAACACAAACGGCGCTAGGCCTGAACGCTCTCCTGCTCCGGCTGCCTGACCCGCCAGAGCAGAGCCATGCCGACCACGAAGAGCACGAGCACGCCCAGGATGGCATCGCGCGAGGAGCCTGTCATATGGCGGATGGCCGCGAAGAGGAAAGGCCCGCCGATGGCCGAAAGCTTGTTAACCACCGAGAAGTAGCCGAAATAGCGCGCCGACTGCTCCTTGGGGATCATGATCGCGAACAGGGAACGGCTGAGCGCCTGGGAGCCGCCGAGCACCAGGCCCACCAGCGCGCCCAGGATGAAGTATTCCAGGCTCGAATCGATGAAGTAGGCGTAGCACACCACCGAGGACCACATGA from Desulfocurvibacter africanus subsp. africanus DSM 2603 carries:
- a CDS encoding DUF2254 domain-containing protein translates to MLQRSRLQAFWYKVDSSFWFRPTLMVLAAIALAVTTLALDDFLEDKVLTRIPLIYGGGPEAAQTILSTIGSSMVNVVSVTFSITIVALSLASTQFGPRLLNNFMRDESNQYVLGFFVATFIYCLLIIRAIRVDEIFIPHLSVTIGIILAITAFFVLIYFIHHIASSIKAETLVHIVDKELVKTIEQLCPKPIDASTEEPEPVPDLPEDFEENSAVAPALEHGYLQALEIDGLVRLAKEKDLIFVLAYKPGEYIVQGTPLLRAWPRTSLNRDVVKNVNDQFVIGSMRTPFQDLEYAIHQLVEIALRALSPGINDTFTALGCIDRLGSALALLARRRMPHIAHRDDSGRLRVITHANTFAGAMNAAFNAIRQNSAHNAAVTIRMLEVLQAVAVFVRTSERKESVRRHADMILRAAERNLPEDDDRADVRRRYDELLQMLKRPGIKKSGSVDA